In Terriglobus aquaticus, the genomic window ACAGAGTGATCCGCGTAGGCATGAATGGTGAACTGGTCGGGCAGAGGACGGTCGAAGGCAATCTCCTTGCCGGCCCACTGCAGGCCACCATCGCCGCGCGCCACGATCAAGACCGCGTTCGCAACGCCCTGCGGTGTGTGCGCCGACGATCCCTTTGCCACCGTCAGCACCATCTCGTTCTGGAACAGCGCGGGCCCGCCCAGATCGCGAATGTTCGGAACGGCTTCGCCGGCACGCAGTGCATTCACCTCGCGCGCCAGGCGGAAGCGAAGCTGGTTGCCGTCCAGCGTGAGCACGCGCGGCAGGCTCATGCAGCCGGCCCATCCCGCTTTGGCGAACTCCGCCTCGGGGCGGTCTTCGGTGATCCAGCCCCAAAGCACGCGATTACCGGCGGCGTCGGTCTGCGTCTTCGGCGCGTAGTAGGGGCCGTGGTTCAGCACGCCTTCGCTCTCGGGGGTCCACGTCATGGTGGACTTGTCGAGCGTGCCCACCTGCCACACGGGCGTGCGGCCGGCCGGCGTACCGGTGGAGTGGATCAGCACGTGCTTGTTGCCGAGCGGGAAGAAGTCCGGGCACTCCCACATCTCGCCGGTGTTCACGGTGTCTTTCTCGTCGGACCCAGTCCATTTCCCCTGCGCGAAGACCTTCACGAATTGCCACTGCTTCAGGTCAGGCGACTTGTAGAGCAGGACGTCCCCACCCCGCTTGTACTCGCCGCTGGCCAGCAGCATGTACCAGCCGTCGGCCTCGCGCCACGGTGTTGGATCGCGGAAGCCGGTCACGTGCATGCCGGGCGGCGGAGAGGCGACGACCACGCCCTGCTTCTGCCATGTGTCCAGCTTCATGTCCGGGTCGGCCGCGGCGAGCGAGGTGGGCGTGGCGAGGCACTGCTGCTCGCGCTCCGGCGGCTTCGAGTAGCTGATGGTGGCCAGCTCTGGCGTGGATTCGGAAACGCAGGTGTAGACGATCTTCGGAACGGGCCGGCCGGTGGACTTGTCGAGCACCATGGAGCCGGTGAAGACGCCGTAGCTGTCCGGTCCACCGGGCGTGGGTGCCAGTGCGATCGGGCGGTCGGTCCAGTGGACCATGTCGGTGCTCACGGCGTGCGCCCAATGCAT contains:
- a CDS encoding glycoside hydrolase family 32 protein; protein product: MLTRRRLLEIATGTAAALSLSRLAKALAPEFPPQPQIDSDPLRPRYHLMPRRGWMNDPCAPVYFDGRYHMFFQYNPGASVWGDMHWAHAVSTDMVHWTDRPIALAPTPGGPDSYGVFTGSMVLDKSTGRPVPKIVYTCVSESTPELATISYSKPPEREQQCLATPTSLAAADPDMKLDTWQKQGVVVASPPPGMHVTGFRDPTPWREADGWYMLLASGEYKRGGDVLLYKSPDLKQWQFVKVFAQGKWTGSDEKDTVNTGEMWECPDFFPLGNKHVLIHSTGTPAGRTPVWQVGTLDKSTMTWTPESEGVLNHGPYYAPKTQTDAAGNRVLWGWITEDRPEAEFAKAGWAGCMSLPRVLTLDGNQLRFRLAREVNALRAGEAVPNIRDLGGPALFQNEMVLTVAKGSSAHTPQGVANAVLIVARGDGGLQWAGKEIAFDRPLPDQFTIHAYADHSVVEVFVADRAVLTARVYGKESPATLVLPEGYVLEGVQGYAMSSIT